The nucleotide window TGCACAGTGTGAAACGAAAACAACAAGTACACGTACTATTTGTGCGGATGACAATCTCAAGGTTTTACGGTATTTCTCGGTGGATTCGTAGTACGGTCTTCGCTCCTTCGGTATCTTGACTCCTTGCGATTTGTTTTGATTGCTATCGGAATCCTCGCTGCCGCTGTAACCTTCGACCTCCCTTTCCCGATTTTTCTCCGTCTCGACGAAATTGTCCATCGGTTTCGCGCATTCCTCTCCTATCTCGACCGCCGGCGTGGGATCCATGCGTTGATCGGTCTTCGCATCTACGCCGGACGTCTCGTCGATCGGAGTACTCTCCTTGGACTCGACCAAGTGGTCCGAGGATTGCGGATTGGTCATTCCTCCGTCAACTGTAACATTTCGATTACACTCGCGTGTGCGTTCGAAATTGTAAGGTAAGCTGTCGTTACCTTGACTAAGTTCCTGAGATTTCTTGGAAGGTTGCGCGGACCGTCTCCACGAGAACCACGAACTGTAACCGCTGCGACTTTCCGGCTTGCCGTTGCTCTCCTGCTTCTTTTCTTCGTGCATAGGCAAGGGCATACATTGAGCGTACAGATTTTCTATCGTAGCTTGGGGTAAGTGTCTTTGGAAAGCAGCGTAAGTGATCACGATCGGACAAGCGGTGGTCCAATTATAAAACTTTCCATTAATCTTTACAACTAGATTCGGATTTTCGTATAATTTCGGATCCGAACAGATATCCTCGAATTGAAGCAAATTCTGATGGAAAGCTTCTTTGGATGGACCGTTCTCGGAATCCAAACCACCGCACAGAGACAAACTAATATCCATGTTGTTGTCAAATATAGTATGTTTTGGTTCCTCGAAGTCGCTATCCAACGACTTTGGCCCTCCGATAGCTCCCATGACGCTGTTTGGACTTTGAGGTAAACTCGGTCCATTGCCTGACTCGGTATCTTCTTCGTCCACAACTTTCCCGTCTAGAAACAATGCTACTTTAACTTTACGCGGAACATTTTGCGCGTAACGCAAATAAATGTTGCACGCGAGAACCGTATACGCATGAAAAAGTCGTCGAACCTTATCGCGTGTTAACGGTTTAAGGTCGGTTACATGCATCTTGGATTATTTTTACTCGAAACGTTTAAAGAAACGTCCAGTCGGAGAAACGATCGTCGAAAAAGCGTCACGATGCTACCGTTGGAATTGAACGTAAAAATAGAAGATGACACGGAGGAAAGGACATTCGCGAGTAGGAGAAATCTTTTCGTTTCCATATACCTTTGACGGTTGTCGGACCTCTGTGAGAAGAAGGGAAGTAGAGTGCTGCAACTTCCGGATCGAGTTCGTCGGCGTTAATGTCGCTCAGATAGATCCCCTCGGATTCTGGATTGTGTCTTACGCGAGACGTCTTCTTCATGAACGAGAACATTCCGCTGAGCATGGATCGATGCGCCTCGGCTACCATCGAACAAGCAGTTTAGCGAATCGACGATGCAAATTAGACGAGAAGAAGGGAAACGTTACTAACTATTGTTCTGCTGATTGGCGGCGATCGATGAATTCAATGAATTTCTGTGAGACGAGTGTGTCGTTTCCGGTGGTAAACTCGGCAATTCACCCCATCTCCAGCTCTGCTGAAGACTTTTGTCTTCTGCTTCCGTGCTGTCTTGCGTGATTTTTCGCATTTCGAACTCCGTGTCCGACTGAACCGGCGAGCAGGGTCTAGAATCTTGATTCCTGGCGAAACACGACGCGGATAATTACGGGAAATTACTATAACATGGTACctctatgaataaatatatgacGTGGTAGCTGCAACGCTGTAACATACTTGGTAACTTCGGTGTCACTGAAAAAATGGAAATCCGTTTCGGGTCGCGTTTCCGATGGTTCCTGCATCGAAGGAGCAGGCTCGGCGGACGCGTTCTTCTTTTCCAACTCCGCAACCGGACTCGGTCCCTTCAACATCTTTCGTCCAACGTACGTGTCGTGTTAGTACGCAACTCCGGATATCGCGATATCTGTGTTATCAATGTTTCAACGTGCACGGTACTTACAGATTCACCGAGCGATTCATCGGGAACGGACACGTCGTTTTCGCTCATTTCGGTTTGACTGCTACTGCCGTTGCTAGTCTTCCTGTGGGATCCCTTCTTTCGCATGATACTCTTCCTTTTTCGCTTCCTCTTGGTCGAATTGTTGTTCTTAGTTTCCTCGATATTCTCGTCTTTGGAGTTTTTCTTGCTCAACGAGAGGTTCGACTCGTCGCTGGACTTTTCCTTCGAACTGCTTTGCACGTCGTCCGTGATCGGTCTAAAGTCGTTCTTGACCACGCTGATTTTACGAATTCTGTCGGACGAAGTTACAGCTACGAACGATTTAGGTGTCGACGCGGTGGTCGGATGAGTCTCATCCTCGTTTATGCCCTCCATATCGAAGATTTCTTCCTCGTTCTTCAGAAGATCCGGcttctcctcctctttctctttccagtCGTCCAGCACAGCTATCTCGAACTTGTGTCTCTGTTCGGCAGACAATTCAGGAAAGTTTTCTTTGAACAATCTTTCCTTGTCTTCGTTTTTCAAAGCCGAGTATTGTTCGCGAATCATATTCTGTTTCTGCAATGTGGACATGTTGGCAAAGTTTTCTTTGAACATTTTGTCCCTCTCCTCTGTAGTCAAAGAAGCGATTTGAAGCCATTTCTCTCTGCGTTCCGCAGGAAGATCAGAGAACTGTTCGATCAGAAACCTTTCTCTCTGATCCGGAGGCAAGGCTGACATCTGCTCCCACTTTTCTTTCTCTATGGACATAACCGATTCGACGAGGATCTTGTCCCTTTGGTCTCGAGGGAAATCGGAGAGAACATTGAATCTGGATGGTGGGAAACACGCGTCGTCTGGAATAGGGGAGCATGCCAGATGAGGTGGGATTTCCGTGTCGGTCGGAGAGCCATCCGATCCGACTTCTTCCACGAAGAAAGCTTCCCCGGAGTCTCCCAGTTTCATGTGAATCTGTCTCGGATCACCGTTTATCTCGATGTCCACCTGGAAAGAGAATGGTAGTTAAAAAGGTCTGGTAGGACAAGAGAGGATAGAGAAAAGCCTTTAATAGACCCATTGAAACTTACCACTTTTTCCCTGGAACGCAGCACGCCGAGCTTTCCGAAACGTACGTGAAAAGGCGAGCAGGTGAACGATCCGTCCGGCTGTTCAACGACGACGACATCGATGGCGCCGGTAAGCGTCGCCGCGTTGATCTCATTGTAAAAATCTCGAAAATTACTGATAAACTTGCCGATGTAATTCATGCTGTACATGTTTGTATCAACTCCTGACGGAACTCGTTCGGGTAAGGTGATCCTGACGGAAAATCTCAGTGCGTCTCGACGTCTCGGCGTCGAAAGCGCGTTCGAACAGGTTCAAACTTGCCGCGGAACCGAACGGACGTGCCCTTGCGAAAGATACGGCAAGATTCGTACGCGAGACGCACGACTCACCGTGCGTCGGGCTCGAGGATCCACTTAACCACGTCGGGACGTCGAATTTCGACGACGACGTTCACTCGCGGTCGCGCAACGGGACGACCGATCGTCGAGAACAATGAGACTGGCGCGACTACGACGAACTTTGTTCCCGAAATTGAAAGGTTCCACGATAAAGATGCGCGTCATCGACTCGAAACGGTCGCGAACTGTCAACGGATTGCCGGCGAAATATCTCGAGAAAACAGCGACGATTGATTTCTCGCGGCGTATCTTCTCGCTGCACCGTATTTCGCAGCGTACGCGCGCGAATCGACGCTCGTACGAGAAACCGGAACACCTTCGGAGGGAAGAAATTCGTGATCCGGACCGAAACGAAAGCGTATCCTTTGTTCCTGGAAGGTTCGCTGAGAAATCCGAGCGAGAACCAGCAGACGGTGATCCGAGTTGACGTTAGGAGGGGTCACGTGTCCCGGCTCGGCCAATCCCGGCCGCGTCGCGCGTCGCTCGATAAGACGCGTCCCGTCACGTGACCAGAAGCCTCGTTTACCGCGCTCTTCGAAAGCCCAAGACCTGCAACCGAAACGCGAAGCAGAATTAGTCGCCACACCGTTCGGAATCGAACTTTGTCCGCTCGTGATTCATCGGAACGCACGCCCCGGCCGTTTTCCGTATCGTTTCGTTCGATTATCGGACCTTCGGCATCGCGATACGCGATACGCAACTCGTCGTGACGCAGCGGAAACCTaggcccctctctctctctctctctccttttccttctccttttcctttctctttccctttcccttttccttttccttttcctttttcggaTATCGATTCCCACGGATTTCCGACCGAACGAACGACAACGATCCGGAATGACGCGAAGCGAATCCAATTTGAGCGAACGTTACGCGTCGGATTTCAATGCCGACGAAATCGTAGAACCGCGAAATTAAAGAGGAGCTTACGGTTACGCAAGCGGGACGCGGTAGTATCGCGTTATTGAATCGGAGGCGACGAGTTTACGATTCGCATTAGCGTACACCTTCCTTCTGTTGCGAACCGTTCGATATCGGTTTCGTCAGAAACGGACCGGTGAACCGGCCGCGCGAAACTTTGGGGAATTTCCGGGAGTGGCGTCGGAGGTTCAAGGACTCGCGATTCGGTTTGCCGGGCGGTCGTATTTTgtcgcgacgcgaggcgacgttCGATAATTTCGGCCAAATTTCTTCAGGTGATCGCTCAGCGCGAGCGGTTTCGGGCTTGCGTAACTGCTCAAACGTTGGACGAATTTCAAGAAATCCGATCGTCGGTTCTCCCATGTTTTTCCACCGAATCGGTTTTCTTCGCGGACGCGGACTCGCGCGCGTTCTTGGGATCCTCCTCGTCGCGAGTCGGAAGGAACGCTTAAAGTTCGCGGAAGCGGATTGGAAATAAAGGAAGAGCGCGTAGAAAGTGTCGCTGGTTCGCGCGTTTTCGAATCGTCCGGCGTTCGGCGAATCGCCAAGATCGAGCGTAGCTCGAGCCAGCGCGGCAGCGCGGCAGCGCGCGGAAAACCGCAGGATCTTTTTCGGAAAAATTCATCGCGTCGATTACGTTGCGTCACCGAAAAGCCAATTCATCCACGTTCCTCCGAGTTGCCCTCTGCAGCGGTTGGTAGGTCGATCGTCGATCGGCGCAGCATCGATTTCGTTTTCTTTGCCGATCTTCCTCCGCCTAGCGAAACTTTCAAACGGTAAAAGCCTGTTTAGGTCGTCGGTTACGACCTTTCTCTCTCGGTTCTCGACTTGGTCACTTATCTCGATGGCACGCTTATGCAATCGAGATCGCGTCGAAAGTAATCGCGAGTCGAGTCGTGGCGAGGCGAGGTATACAGCATTATCGAACTACAGAGAAATCGCCGTTCGACGAGAACGGCGGCGTTAGTCAGCACCGTGGATGGCATTACGCTTCCGCGGAGTGACGGTACTTCAGGTATGTCACGCGAGGGCATTTCAGAATACTGCGTCGTCGTCTTTTCTTTTCGGCAAGCTCGAATCGATTCGCGCACCGTCGTATCGTAACCACCGCGTTACACGGCGTTACGACACGCGAAAAATTATGCAACGCCGGCGAGACGTTTAATCGCCAGCTAGATATGCAGGAATCGCGCCATTTCACCGCGTACCTTTACGCGAGACTTCCAACTATCCGGTTTCCCGTGAATCGCGGCATCGACTGGAGCCTCGAAATCGAAACCCATCGACGATGTCCGCGCGAATCCGATTTCGCAACAGCGGCTCGCCGCTTCTGTATAGGCGGTGTGCGCAGTGGACGATACCGGTTCGTCGTTCACCGACGAGCAACCGCGAGATGTCCGCGATTCGAATGCTCGACTTCCGCTCTCGGTTCGCCAGCGGCGCGCGAACCCACCGATCGGAACAACAACCTCCGAATAGTCAGGAAGGAAAACATCTCAGCGGAAACTGCCGCGAGCTTCGCTCGATGGACCGAAATAAGActaacggagagagagagagagagagagagagagagagagagagagagagagagagagagagcaaccGACGCAGACAAACGGAGAGACGAAGAGAGAAGCAGCTGAATGAAGTTTACGCGAGCAGTGCCAACCGAACCTCGCGAAGGACGACGGAATTGCGCAATGGACTTCCCGTTTACCATTCCCTATTTCTCTCGTTGGCTTTCGGGTCGGTCGAACGTCCGCGGAAGCGATCCGGAAGCCCGATCCCGGCCGATCCTCCGTGTTTCACTTACCAAACCGAAGAGAAGAGTTCCGCGAAGAAACGGTCGCAGGCGCGTGCAAAGTCCGCCTCGAGCGTACAGCGTTCGAGCGTTCGAGCGTTCGAGCGTTCGAGGTGCGAACGCGTCGCGCAGGCTAGCACCCAACTTTCAGAATATTTCGCGCGCACGGAGTCGCGAAGAAAACTCGGTCGGTCGCGTCCGTCTACTC belongs to Nomia melanderi isolate GNS246 chromosome 12, iyNomMela1, whole genome shotgun sequence and includes:
- the Lpin gene encoding phosphatidate phosphatase LPIN isoform X1 produces the protein MYSMNYIGKFISNFRDFYNEINAATLTGAIDVVVVEQPDGSFTCSPFHVRFGKLGVLRSREKVVDIEINGDPRQIHMKLGDSGEAFFVEEVGSDGSPTDTEIPPHLACSPIPDDACFPPSRFNVLSDFPRDQRDKILVESVMSIEKEKWEQMSALPPDQRERFLIEQFSDLPAERREKWLQIASLTTEERDKMFKENFANMSTLQKQNMIREQYSALKNEDKERLFKENFPELSAEQRHKFEIAVLDDWKEKEEEKPDLLKNEEEIFDMEGINEDETHPTTASTPKSFVAVTSSDRIRKISVVKNDFRPITDDVQSSSKEKSSDESNLSLSKKNSKDENIEETKNNNSTKRKRKRKSIMRKKGSHRKTSNGSSSQTEMSENDVSVPDESLGESMLKGPSPVAELEKKNASAEPAPSMQEPSETRPETDFHFFSDTEVTKNQDSRPCSPVQSDTEFEMRKITQDSTEAEDKSLQQSWRWGELPSLPPETTHSSHRNSLNSSIAANQQNNTEAHRSMLSGMFSFMKKTSRVRHNPESEGIYLSDINADELDPEVAALYFPSSHRGPTTVKDGKVVDEEDTESGNGPSLPQSPNSVMGAIGGPKSLDSDFEEPKHTIFDNNMDISLSLCGGLDSENGPSKEAFHQNLLQFEDICSDPKLYENPNLVVKINGKFYNWTTACPIVITYAAFQRHLPQATIENLYAQCMPLPMHEEKKQESNGKPESRSGYSSWFSWRRSAQPSKKSQELSQGNDSLPYNFERTRECNRNVTVDGGMTNPQSSDHLVESKESTPIDETSGVDAKTDQRMDPTPAVEIGEECAKPMDNFVETEKNREREVEGYSGSEDSDSNQNKSQGVKIPKERRPYYESTEKYRKTLRLSSAQIASLNLKEGPNEVVFSVTTAYQGTTRCKCHIYKWRWDDKIVISDIDGTITKSDVLGHILPIVGKDWAQSGVAQLFTKIKNNGYKLLYLSARAIGQARVTREYLKSIKQGDLSLPEGPLLLNPTSLISAFHREVIEKKPEEFKISCLSDIQALFPEGSKPFYAGYGNRINDVWAYRAVGIPTMRIFTINHRGELKHELTQTFQSSYSNMSYIVDHLFPAWRVDAADEFSNFVYWRDPIPELPSLEERYAQIRTVY
- the Lpin gene encoding phosphatidate phosphatase LPIN isoform X2: MYSMNYIGKFISNFRDFYNEINAATLTGAIDVVVVEQPDGSFTCSPFHVRFGKLGVLRSREKVVDIEINGDPRQIHMKLGDSGEAFFVEEVGSDGSPTDTEIPPHLACSPIPDDACFPPSRFNVLSDFPRDQRDKILVESVMSIEKEKWEQMSALPPDQRERFLIEQFSDLPAERREKWLQIASLTTEERDKMFKENFANMSTLQKQNMIREQYSALKNEDKERLFKENFPELSAEQRHKFEIAVLDDWKEKEEEKPDLLKNEEEIFDMEGINEDETHPTTASTPKSFVAVTSSDRIRKISVVKNDFRPITDDVQSSSKEKSSDESNLSLSKKNSKDENIEETKNNNSTKRKRKRKSIMRKKGSHRKTSNGSSSQTEMSENDVSVPDESLGESMLKGPSPVAELEKKNASAEPAPSMQEPSETRPETDFHFFSDTEVTKNQDSRPCSPVQSDTEFEMRKITQDSTEAEDKSLQQSWRWGELPSLPPETTHSSHRNSLNSSIAANQQNNTEAHRSMLSGMFSFMKKTSRVRHNPESEGIYLSDINADELDPEVAALYFPSSHRGPTTVKDGKVVDEEDTESGNGPSLPQSPNSVMGAIGGPKSLDSDFEEPKHTIFDNNMDISLSLCGGLDSENGPSKEAFHQNLLQFEDICSDPKLYENPNLVVKINGKFYNWTTACPIVITYAAFQRHLPQATIENLYAQCMPLPMHEEKKQESNGKPESRSGYSSWFSWRRSAQPSKKSQELSQVDGGMTNPQSSDHLVESKESTPIDETSGVDAKTDQRMDPTPAVEIGEECAKPMDNFVETEKNREREVEGYSGSEDSDSNQNKSQGVKIPKERRPYYESTEKYRKTLRLSSAQIASLNLKEGPNEVVFSVTTAYQGTTRCKCHIYKWRWDDKIVISDIDGTITKSDVLGHILPIVGKDWAQSGVAQLFTKIKNNGYKLLYLSARAIGQARVTREYLKSIKQGDLSLPEGPLLLNPTSLISAFHREVIEKKPEEFKISCLSDIQALFPEGSKPFYAGYGNRINDVWAYRAVGIPTMRIFTINHRGELKHELTQTFQSSYSNMSYIVDHLFPAWRVDAADEFSNFVYWRDPIPELPSLEERYAQIRTVY